CAATGCCTCGACCATGCGGTGGCACTATGTTTCGCTGCCAGTCTCACTGGGTCTTGAACAGCCCGCCCAGATGGTGGCCGAACGCTTTGAGGGCGATGCCCCCGACTGGACCCAGCCCTGGACCGAGGTCACGATGTATTACCCCGGTCAGGTGACATGGGGTCGGCTCACTGATGCACGCCAACACCCGGGCGCTGACCGCATCGCGCAACGGGTTCCGGTCGCCGCGCGCCACACCGAGGAACAGCTTGCGCTTTACGGGGTGCAGATGGAATTTGCCGAAGAAATCCGCAGGCAATGGATTTGGACACTGATCGCAAGCCTTGGCCTGATCGTCGGACTAGGTATCAACGTTAACTTGCTGATGCGCCAACGCAAGGAGGAGATGTGATGACCCATCTGATTTCACACCAACCCAGCAACATTCTAATTCCAAAGGATAAATCCATGCCGCCCGCTCTGCGTCGCCTTCGCCGTACTGCAATTGCCACAACCCTCTTGGGGCTGCTTGGCACAGGCGCGGCGCTTGCGCATGGGGCCGATGCCGGGGTCCAGGTCGAGGTCGTCGGCGCGCCTTCATGGTCGCTCAGCCCGGTCTATCACATCCTCATGGCGCACTTTCCAGTCGCACTTTGGATGGCGGCCTATCTGTTCATTCTGATCCGCTGCCTGTCGGATTCACAATTCGCGGTGCGCCTGCAAAAGGCGATCTGGCCGCTTGCCGCGCTTGGAACGCTCGCAGGTTTCGTAACCTATGGGCTGGGGCTGACGATCTATCCCTGGTCCGCGATCACCGAAAGCCCGCTTGGGCGCAACCACATCATGCTGGCCACCTGGACACTGTCTTACTGGACGGTGATGAGCGTGCTTGGCTATCGCTTTCGCCGTCACCTGTTTGACGGAGCACAACGTTGGATCACCCTGGCGCTGGCGACTGTGGGCGCAACCGTCATCACGATCACTGGGACCCTTGGCGGGTCGCTGGGCGGCACACCGTCGCTGGTGACAAAAAGCCTGAGCTGGATCGGCTGGAATGTCTACAACACCTTCTATCTGCCGAGCTGGATGCTGGCCGTCTATGGTGCCGGCGCAATTGCGCTGATCGCCATCGGCATCGTCGGTCGCCGCCGTGTTTGACCGGAAAGACTGCGCAAGCAATCAATGCCGATGCTGCGCCACTGACCTGCAATCATGTCACGGCGTCGGAACGGACAGCCTGATATGACAACGCAGGCCGACATCGAAATCGTCGGCGCCGGTCCTGCCGGGCTGACCTGCGCGATCATTCTGGCCAAGGCCGGACGCCGCGTTACGGTGCGCGAATGGCGTCGCGATGTCGGGCACCGGTTCCATGACGATTTTCAAGGGCTTGAAAACTGGACCGCCCGACAGGATGTGCTGGCCGAACTGGCCGAGGCCGGTATCACAGCCGATTTCGCCCATCACGGCGTGCGCAAAGGCATCGTGTTCGACAGCCGGGCCAGACCACATCCTGTGCAGGGCAAGCGCCCGCTATTCTACCTGTTACGGCGCGGAAACGCGGACGGGACGCTGGACCGTGCGCTGCTGGATCAGGCGCGCGCAGCGGGCGCCAAAGTGCGGTTCAATGATCATGTAGAAACTGCTGCTGGCAACATGGTTCTGGCGGGCGGGCCACGACGCGCCGATATCATTGCCGTCGGGCAGGTCTTTGACACAGATATGGCCGATGGTGCCTGGCTGGCCGTAAACGACGCGCTGGCGCCAAAGGGCTATGCCTATCTGCTGGTCCATGCCGGACGCGGCACCGTAGCAAGCTGCCTGTTCACCGGCTTTCACGATCAGGCAAAATACCTTGCGGCAACGGTGGAGTTTTTTCAACGTCACGCCGGGCTTGAAATCGAAAACCCCAGACCGTTCGGTGGCTTCGGCAACGTGCGACTGGCGCGCACGGCCATGCAAGGCGGCTATCCGGTGGTCGGCGAACACGCCGGTTTTCAGGATGCGCTTGCGGGTTTTGGTCTACGCTATGCGATCCGGTCGGGCACACTGGCGGCGCACAGCCTGCTCGGCGGGACAGATTACACCCGCGCCTGGCGGGAGCAGTTGCTTCCCGGCCTGCGGGCGGGTGTCGTCAACCGGTTCATGTTCAACACGACCGGCGCGCGCGCAAAGGATTACCTGATCGGACGCGTTGGAGAGGGCGATACCGCCCCGGCGTTGGCCCGCACCTACGGCCTGAGTTTGCCAAAGCGGCTGATGTTTCCGTTGGCCCGCCTTCGTTATCGCGCACCGCTGAAAGACCCCAGCTGCAACCACCTGAATTGTGATTGCGTCTGGTGCCAGCATGGCACCCACACGATCACCAAAACCTGACCGCGACACCGGTGCAGACCCTTGCGCGGTTATTTGCGCCGAATTTCAACAGATCACCGGTCGGAAACTGTAACTGATCGCGACCCTTGGCGTCCTTACCGATGGAGGCCGATAACCGGCTGACACTGGACAAACAAAAGGTGATCACAATGAAACCCATCTTGCTTGCCGCCGCTATCGGCGGCATCGTTTTTGCAAACGCCGCCTTCGCCCATGAAATGGACACCGATCAGGATGGCCTTTATTCGCTGGCTGAAATGCGCACCGAATACAGCGACCTGACCGAAGAACAATATGCCGAACTGGATACCAACAAAGATGAAGCAGTCGATGTGGACGAACTGACAGCCGCAATTGCGGACGGCATTTTGCCAGCGATGGATTAACCCGCTGACCAGAGAGTGGTCGTCTGCGGCGCGAGGCTGATGGCGGCATAGCAATCGTTGCCGGTTTCGGTTCGCTGCAAACAGTCTGCGGTTTGTGCCCGCCCTAAAATAAATTCCGCCGCCCGGCTTCACGGCCGGGC
This portion of the Octadecabacter sp. SW4 genome encodes:
- a CDS encoding NAD(P)/FAD-dependent oxidoreductase, whose amino-acid sequence is MTTQADIEIVGAGPAGLTCAIILAKAGRRVTVREWRRDVGHRFHDDFQGLENWTARQDVLAELAEAGITADFAHHGVRKGIVFDSRARPHPVQGKRPLFYLLRRGNADGTLDRALLDQARAAGAKVRFNDHVETAAGNMVLAGGPRRADIIAVGQVFDTDMADGAWLAVNDALAPKGYAYLLVHAGRGTVASCLFTGFHDQAKYLAATVEFFQRHAGLEIENPRPFGGFGNVRLARTAMQGGYPVVGEHAGFQDALAGFGLRYAIRSGTLAAHSLLGGTDYTRAWREQLLPGLRAGVVNRFMFNTTGARAKDYLIGRVGEGDTAPALARTYGLSLPKRLMFPLARLRYRAPLKDPSCNHLNCDCVWCQHGTHTITKT
- a CDS encoding DUF2231 domain-containing protein produces the protein MTHLISHQPSNILIPKDKSMPPALRRLRRTAIATTLLGLLGTGAALAHGADAGVQVEVVGAPSWSLSPVYHILMAHFPVALWMAAYLFILIRCLSDSQFAVRLQKAIWPLAALGTLAGFVTYGLGLTIYPWSAITESPLGRNHIMLATWTLSYWTVMSVLGYRFRRHLFDGAQRWITLALATVGATVITITGTLGGSLGGTPSLVTKSLSWIGWNVYNTFYLPSWMLAVYGAGAIALIAIGIVGRRRV